A genomic window from Pseudomonas argentinensis includes:
- the relA gene encoding GTP diphosphokinase → MVQVRVHQPINDDGSINLEAWLEHVTSVDPALDRDALRAACEFARVAEQQANAAQNLWTEGASSFSAGLEIAEILADLKLDQDSLVAAVIYRGVREGKIPLADVRQRFGPVVAKLIEGVLRMAAISASLNPRGESTVLGSQAQVDNLRKMLVAMVDDVRVALIKLAERTCAIRAVKDTDEERRQRVAREVFDIYAPLAHRLGIGHIKWELEDLSFRYLEPEQYKQIANLLHERRLDREHYINEVMEQLREELEATGINADISGRAKHIYSIWRKMQRKGLQFSQIYDVRAVRVLVPAVRDCYTALGIVHTLWRHIPKEFDDYIANPKENGYRSLHTAVLGPEGKVLEVQIRTSNMHEEAELGVCAHWRYKGTDVKSGSNHYEEKISWLRQVLEWHEELGDIGGLAEQLRVDIEPDRVYVFTPDGHAIDLPKGATPLDFAYRVHTEIGHNCRGAKINGRIVPLNYSLQTGEQVEIITSKQGTPSRDWLNSNLGYVTTSRARAKIVHWFKLQDRDQNVAAGKTMLERELARVALPPVDFEKLAEKANLRTAEDLFASLGAGDLRLAQLVNLAQQLVEPERGNEQLELIPRKAQGFKPGKRGDIQIQGVGNLMTQMAGCCQPLPGDPIVGYITLGRGVSIHRQDCAAVLQLGSREPERIIQVSWGPVPVQTYPVDIIIRAYDRSGLLRDVTQTLLNEKLNVLAVNTRSNKEDNTASMSLTVEIPGLDALGRLLGRLSQLPNIIEARRHRAP, encoded by the coding sequence ATGGTTCAGGTTAGAGTGCACCAGCCCATCAACGACGATGGCAGTATCAATCTCGAGGCCTGGCTGGAGCACGTCACGAGTGTCGACCCGGCCCTCGACCGTGATGCGCTGCGCGCCGCCTGTGAATTCGCCCGGGTGGCCGAGCAACAGGCCAATGCGGCGCAGAACCTGTGGACCGAAGGAGCCTCCAGTTTCAGTGCCGGTCTGGAAATCGCCGAAATTCTCGCCGACCTCAAGCTCGACCAGGATTCCCTGGTCGCCGCCGTCATCTACCGCGGCGTGCGTGAAGGCAAGATTCCCCTGGCAGACGTGCGTCAGCGTTTCGGCCCGGTGGTGGCCAAGCTGATCGAAGGCGTGCTGCGCATGGCGGCCATCAGCGCCAGCCTCAACCCGCGCGGCGAATCCACGGTGCTGGGCTCCCAGGCCCAGGTCGACAACCTGCGCAAGATGCTGGTGGCCATGGTCGACGACGTACGCGTCGCGCTGATCAAGCTGGCCGAGCGCACCTGCGCGATCCGCGCCGTCAAGGACACCGACGAGGAACGCCGCCAGCGCGTGGCCCGCGAGGTCTTCGACATCTACGCACCGCTGGCCCACCGTCTGGGCATCGGCCATATCAAGTGGGAGCTGGAAGACCTGTCCTTCCGCTACCTGGAGCCGGAGCAGTACAAGCAGATCGCCAACCTGCTGCACGAGCGCCGCCTGGATCGCGAGCACTACATCAACGAGGTGATGGAGCAGCTGCGCGAGGAACTCGAAGCCACCGGCATCAACGCCGATATCAGTGGCCGGGCGAAACATATCTATTCGATCTGGCGCAAGATGCAGCGCAAGGGCCTGCAGTTCAGCCAGATCTACGACGTGCGCGCGGTGCGCGTGCTGGTACCGGCGGTGCGCGACTGCTACACCGCCCTGGGCATCGTGCACACCCTGTGGCGGCACATTCCCAAGGAATTCGACGACTACATCGCCAACCCCAAGGAGAATGGCTACCGCTCGCTGCACACCGCGGTGCTCGGCCCGGAAGGCAAGGTGCTGGAGGTGCAGATCCGCACCTCCAACATGCACGAGGAAGCCGAGCTGGGCGTCTGCGCCCACTGGCGCTACAAGGGCACCGACGTCAAGTCGGGCTCGAACCATTATGAAGAGAAGATTTCCTGGCTGCGCCAGGTGCTCGAATGGCACGAGGAGCTGGGCGATATCGGCGGCCTGGCCGAGCAGCTGCGCGTCGATATCGAGCCCGACCGGGTCTATGTGTTCACCCCGGACGGCCACGCCATCGACCTGCCCAAGGGCGCCACGCCCCTGGACTTCGCCTACCGCGTGCACACCGAGATCGGCCACAACTGCCGCGGCGCCAAGATCAACGGGCGCATCGTGCCGCTCAACTACAGCCTGCAGACCGGTGAGCAGGTGGAGATCATCACCAGCAAGCAGGGCACGCCGAGCCGTGACTGGCTGAACTCCAACCTCGGCTACGTGACCACCTCGCGGGCGCGGGCGAAGATCGTCCACTGGTTCAAGCTGCAGGACCGCGACCAGAACGTCGCCGCCGGCAAGACCATGCTCGAGCGCGAACTGGCCCGCGTCGCCCTGCCGCCGGTGGACTTCGAGAAGCTCGCCGAGAAGGCCAACCTGCGCACCGCCGAGGACCTGTTCGCCTCCCTGGGCGCCGGCGACCTGCGCCTGGCACAACTGGTCAACCTGGCCCAGCAGCTGGTCGAGCCGGAGCGCGGCAACGAGCAGCTCGAGTTGATCCCGCGCAAGGCCCAGGGCTTCAAGCCGGGCAAGCGCGGCGACATCCAGATCCAGGGCGTGGGCAACCTGATGACCCAGATGGCCGGCTGCTGTCAGCCACTGCCGGGCGATCCCATCGTCGGCTACATCACCCTGGGCCGTGGCGTCAGCATTCACCGCCAGGATTGTGCGGCGGTGCTGCAGCTCGGTAGCCGCGAGCCGGAGCGGATCATCCAGGTCAGCTGGGGGCCGGTACCGGTGCAGACCTACCCGGTGGACATCATCATTCGCGCCTACGACCGTTCCGGCCTGCTGCGTGACGTGACCCAGACGCTGCTCAACGAGAAGCTCAACGTGCTGGCGGTCAATACCCGCTCGAACAAGGAAGACAACACGGCGTCGATGTCGCTGACCGTGGAGATTCCGGGGCTCGACGCACTGGGCCGTTTGCTGGGCCGCCTGTCGCAGCTGCCCAATATCATCGAGGCGCGTCGTCACCGCGCGCCCTGA
- the purN gene encoding phosphoribosylglycinamide formyltransferase: MPRLCNVVVLLSGTGSNLQALIDSTADGENPVRIAAVIANRSDAYGLQRAQAAGIATRVLEHGDYQGREAFDAALMQAIDGFDPQLVVLAGFMRILTPAFVRHYHGRLLNIHPSLLPRHKGLHTHQRALEAGDTEHGCSVHFVTEELDGGPLVVQAVIPVHSQDTAASLAQRVHAQEHRIYPLAVRWFAEGRLHLTAAGPQLDGVALPATGYPINSKETPCAAP, translated from the coding sequence ATGCCGCGACTCTGCAATGTAGTGGTGCTGCTGTCGGGCACCGGCAGCAATCTTCAGGCGCTGATCGACAGCACCGCTGATGGCGAGAACCCGGTGCGCATCGCCGCGGTGATCGCCAACCGCAGCGATGCCTACGGCCTGCAACGCGCGCAGGCCGCAGGCATCGCCACCCGCGTGCTCGAACACGGCGACTATCAGGGCCGCGAGGCCTTCGATGCCGCGCTGATGCAGGCCATCGACGGCTTCGACCCACAGCTGGTGGTGCTCGCCGGCTTCATGCGCATTCTCACCCCCGCCTTCGTGCGCCATTACCATGGCCGCCTGCTGAACATCCATCCCTCGCTGCTGCCACGCCACAAGGGCCTGCATACCCATCAGCGTGCGCTGGAGGCAGGTGACACCGAGCACGGCTGCAGCGTGCACTTCGTGACCGAGGAACTTGATGGTGGCCCTCTGGTCGTACAGGCAGTAATCCCGGTACATTCGCAGGACACGGCCGCCAGCCTGGCGCAACGGGTTCACGCCCAGGAGCACCGGATCTATCCGCTGGCCGTACGCTGGTTCGCCGAGGGGCGTCTGCACCTCACGGCTGCCGGCCCCCAGCTCGACGGTGTTGCACTGCCGGCCACCGGTTACCCCATCAACAGCAAGGAGACTCCATGCGCCGCGCCTTAA
- the purM gene encoding phosphoribosylformylglycinamidine cyclo-ligase: protein MSKQPSISYKDAGVDIDAGEALVERIKGVAKRTARPEVMGGLGGFGALCEIPAGYKQPVLVSGTDGVGTKLRLALNLNKHDSIGQDLVAMCVNDLVVCGAEPLFFLDYYATGKLNVDVAATVVTGIGAGCELAGCSLVGGETAEMPGMYEGEDYDLAGFCVGVVEKAEIIDGSRVATGDALIALPSSGPHSNGYSLIRKILEVSGTDIENTQLDGKPLADLLMAPTRIYVKPLLELIKKTGAVKAMAHITGGGLLDNIPRVLPDNAQAVIDVASWQRPAVFDFLQDKGNVDEHEMHRVLNCGVGMVICVAQDQVDTALQALRSAGEQPWVIGQIAAAAEGAERVVLNNLKSH, encoded by the coding sequence ATGAGCAAGCAACCCTCCATCAGCTACAAGGACGCAGGTGTGGACATCGACGCGGGCGAAGCCCTGGTCGAACGCATCAAGGGCGTAGCCAAGCGCACCGCCCGTCCTGAAGTCATGGGTGGCCTGGGTGGCTTCGGCGCCCTGTGCGAGATCCCGGCCGGCTACAAGCAACCGGTACTGGTCTCCGGCACCGACGGCGTGGGCACCAAGCTGCGCCTGGCACTGAACCTCAACAAGCACGACAGCATCGGCCAGGACCTGGTCGCCATGTGCGTCAACGACCTGGTGGTCTGCGGCGCCGAGCCGCTGTTCTTCCTCGACTACTACGCCACCGGCAAGCTCAACGTCGACGTTGCCGCCACCGTGGTCACCGGCATCGGCGCCGGTTGCGAGCTGGCCGGCTGCTCGCTGGTCGGTGGGGAAACCGCCGAGATGCCGGGCATGTACGAAGGCGAAGACTACGACCTGGCCGGCTTCTGCGTGGGCGTGGTCGAGAAGGCCGAGATCATCGACGGCTCCAGGGTCGCCACCGGCGACGCGCTGATCGCCCTGCCCTCCTCCGGCCCGCATTCCAATGGCTACTCGCTGATCCGCAAGATCCTCGAAGTGTCCGGCACCGATATCGAGAACACCCAGCTCGACGGCAAACCCCTGGCCGACCTGCTGATGGCGCCGACGCGCATCTACGTCAAACCGCTGCTGGAGCTGATCAAGAAGACCGGCGCGGTCAAGGCCATGGCCCACATTACCGGCGGCGGCCTGCTCGACAACATCCCGCGCGTACTGCCGGACAACGCTCAGGCGGTGATCGACGTGGCCAGCTGGCAGCGCCCGGCGGTGTTCGACTTCCTGCAGGACAAAGGCAACGTCGACGAGCATGAAATGCACCGCGTGCTGAACTGCGGCGTGGGCATGGTCATCTGCGTCGCCCAGGATCAGGTCGACACCGCCCTGCAGGCCCTGCGCAGCGCCGGCGAGCAGCCCTGGGTCATCGGCCAGATCGCCGCGGCTGCCGAAGGCGCCGAGCGCGTCGTGCTGAACAATCTGAAAAGCCACTGA
- a CDS encoding DUF3108 domain-containing protein, protein MRRALMLVLALFSLPALAAEPKPFSASYTADWKQVPVSGSAERSLQKLDDGRWQLVFKASMLVAGLTEQSTFTVENDAFLPQSYKFERSGLGKSKDIEFDFDWSQKQVIGSDRGNPVRFPLNRGMQDKSTYQLALQHDVAAGEKSMSYQVVDGDEIETYDFRVLGDEVVRTAAGLIDAIKVERVRDPTQSSRKTILWFAKDWDYLLVRLHQVEKDGKEYQIMLKSGTVDGKNVEGRRD, encoded by the coding sequence ATGCGCCGCGCCTTAATGCTTGTCCTGGCGTTGTTCAGCCTGCCTGCCCTCGCCGCAGAGCCGAAGCCCTTCTCCGCCAGCTACACCGCCGACTGGAAGCAGGTTCCGGTCAGCGGCTCCGCCGAACGCAGCCTGCAGAAGCTCGATGACGGCCGTTGGCAGCTGGTATTCAAGGCCTCCATGCTGGTCGCTGGCCTGACCGAACAAAGCACCTTCACGGTCGAGAACGATGCCTTCCTGCCGCAGAGCTACAAGTTCGAGCGCAGCGGCCTGGGCAAGAGCAAGGACATCGAGTTCGATTTCGACTGGTCGCAGAAACAGGTGATCGGCAGCGACCGCGGCAACCCGGTGCGCTTCCCGCTCAACCGCGGCATGCAGGACAAGTCGACCTATCAGCTGGCCCTGCAGCACGACGTGGCCGCCGGCGAGAAAAGCATGAGCTACCAGGTGGTCGATGGTGACGAGATCGAAACCTACGACTTCCGTGTGCTCGGTGACGAAGTGGTACGCACCGCTGCCGGCCTGATCGACGCCATCAAGGTCGAGCGTGTACGTGACCCGACGCAAAGCAGCCGCAAGACCATCCTGTGGTTCGCCAAGGACTGGGACTACCTGCTGGTGCGTTTGCACCAGGTGGAAAAGGACGGCAAGGAATACCAGATCATGCTCAAGTCGGGCACGGTCGACGGCAAGAATGTCGAGGGTCGACGAGACTGA
- the mazG gene encoding nucleoside triphosphate pyrophosphohydrolase translates to MYQLTDLLNLMARLRDPQHGCPWDVKQSYASIVPHTLEEAYEVADAIEREAFDELPGELGDLLFQVVYYSQLAKEEGRFDFAAVVDGITRKLVRRHPHVFPDGDLYGPLDQPRLSEAEVKQRWEAIKAEERAERSAAPQQLSLLDDVPNVLPALSRARKLQGRAARVGFDWPDALPVLDKVREELDEVLEAISENDPEAIAEEIGDLLFSATNLARHLKVDPEAALRAANGKFERRFRFIEQALREAGRPIENCTLDELDALWGEAKKIEKQRGC, encoded by the coding sequence ATGTATCAACTCACCGACCTGCTCAACCTGATGGCTCGCCTGCGTGACCCGCAGCACGGCTGCCCGTGGGACGTGAAACAGTCCTACGCGAGCATCGTGCCGCATACCCTGGAGGAAGCCTACGAGGTGGCCGATGCCATCGAGCGCGAGGCCTTCGACGAGCTGCCCGGCGAGCTCGGCGACCTGCTGTTCCAGGTGGTCTATTACAGCCAATTGGCCAAGGAGGAGGGGCGCTTCGATTTCGCCGCAGTGGTCGATGGCATCACCCGCAAGCTGGTGCGGCGCCACCCCCACGTATTTCCCGATGGCGACCTGTATGGCCCGCTCGATCAGCCGCGCCTGAGTGAAGCCGAGGTCAAGCAGCGCTGGGAGGCGATCAAGGCCGAGGAGCGGGCCGAGCGTTCGGCGGCGCCGCAGCAGTTGTCGTTGCTCGACGACGTGCCGAACGTGCTGCCGGCCCTGAGCCGCGCCAGGAAACTGCAGGGCCGCGCTGCCCGGGTCGGCTTCGACTGGCCGGATGCCTTGCCGGTGCTCGACAAGGTGCGCGAGGAACTGGACGAAGTGCTCGAAGCGATCAGCGAGAACGACCCCGAGGCCATCGCCGAGGAGATCGGCGATCTGCTGTTCAGCGCCACCAATCTGGCCCGGCACCTGAAGGTCGATCCCGAGGCAGCCTTGCGTGCGGCCAACGGCAAGTTCGAGCGGCGCTTTCGCTTTATCGAGCAGGCATTGCGCGAAGCGGGCCGGCCCATCGAGAATTGCACCCTGGATGAGCTCGACGCCCTGTGGGGCGAGGCCAAGAAAATCGAGAAGCAACGGGGTTGCTGA
- a CDS encoding DUF2058 domain-containing protein, giving the protein MAISLRDQLLKAGLVNEKQVKQASKQQHKQQRMVKKGQAEEDNSSQLAAQQAKAEKAARDQELNRQQQEKAEQKARAAQIKQLIEASRLPKLTTEDYYNFVDDKKVKRLPVNALMRDKLSRGSLAIVRHGGGYEVIPREAALRIQERDPQRVLLLNTPTEAPDEDDPYAAYQVPDDLMW; this is encoded by the coding sequence ATGGCGATTTCACTACGTGACCAGTTGCTCAAGGCAGGGCTGGTCAACGAGAAGCAGGTCAAGCAGGCCAGCAAGCAACAGCACAAACAGCAGCGCATGGTGAAGAAGGGCCAGGCCGAGGAAGACAACAGCAGCCAGCTTGCGGCCCAGCAGGCCAAGGCCGAGAAGGCCGCGCGCGACCAGGAGCTCAATCGCCAGCAGCAGGAAAAGGCCGAGCAGAAGGCCCGTGCGGCGCAGATCAAGCAGTTGATCGAGGCTTCGCGCTTGCCCAAGCTGACCACCGAGGATTACTACAACTTCGTCGACGACAAGAAGGTCAAGCGCCTGCCGGTCAATGCCCTGATGCGTGACAAGCTCAGCCGCGGTTCGCTGGCCATCGTGCGTCATGGCGGCGGCTACGAGGTGATTCCGCGCGAGGCGGCGCTACGCATTCAGGAGCGTGACCCCCAGCGCGTGCTGCTGCTCAACACGCCGACCGAAGCGCCCGACGAGGACGATCCCTACGCGGCCTATCAGGTGCCTGACGACCTGATGTGGTAA
- a CDS encoding DUF2066 domain-containing protein, whose translation MRPTFRPLLLCLSLLSLPTLAATVSDLYQVRETVASQQPEERDAALQRAVETLVLRLTGKPDAAKGSALAELRKDPQQIISQYGYEGDHLVVDFDAVSTDRSLRQAGLPLWGVNRPAILAWWLNETVDGANMVGDGQAAAEPLREAAQHRGLPLRLPLADLSEQLVATKEALGAKDLGELRSASERYGADALLAVRASEADGKWQASWQLWLGDEREQGKAEGADQAALADAVLLAVSERLAPRFVVAPGASSTQTVEIIGADLSRYAELQRVLEPFAAQLQSVEADRLIYQVNASAEQLRTQLGLLQLHEVSAAELAAEAPAPAEPQAPVDASQAPVDASQAPVEPPPAPPAADSKARGDVLYFRW comes from the coding sequence ATGCGCCCGACCTTCCGCCCCCTGCTTCTCTGCCTGTCATTGCTGAGCCTGCCGACCCTGGCAGCGACCGTGAGTGACCTCTATCAGGTGCGCGAGACGGTTGCCAGCCAGCAGCCCGAGGAGCGCGATGCCGCCCTGCAGCGCGCCGTCGAGACGCTGGTGCTGCGCCTGACCGGCAAGCCCGATGCGGCCAAGGGCTCGGCATTGGCCGAATTGCGCAAGGATCCGCAGCAGATCATCAGCCAGTACGGTTACGAGGGCGATCACCTGGTGGTCGACTTCGATGCGGTGTCCACCGACCGCTCCCTGCGTCAGGCCGGCCTGCCGCTGTGGGGTGTCAACCGGCCGGCCATTCTCGCCTGGTGGCTGAACGAGACGGTCGACGGGGCGAACATGGTCGGTGACGGCCAGGCCGCCGCCGAGCCGCTGCGCGAGGCGGCCCAGCACCGCGGCCTGCCACTGCGCCTGCCGCTGGCCGATCTCAGCGAGCAATTGGTGGCGACCAAGGAAGCGCTGGGTGCCAAGGACCTCGGTGAGCTGCGTTCGGCATCCGAGCGCTACGGGGCCGACGCCTTGCTGGCGGTGCGCGCCAGCGAAGCGGACGGCAAGTGGCAGGCCAGCTGGCAGCTTTGGCTGGGTGACGAGCGCGAGCAGGGCAAGGCCGAGGGCGCCGATCAGGCGGCGTTGGCCGATGCCGTGTTGCTGGCGGTGAGCGAGCGCCTGGCGCCGCGTTTCGTCGTCGCGCCGGGCGCCAGCTCGACCCAGACGGTGGAAATCATCGGCGCCGATCTGTCCCGCTACGCGGAGCTGCAGCGGGTGCTCGAACCCTTTGCCGCTCAGTTGCAATCGGTGGAGGCTGACCGGCTGATTTACCAGGTCAATGCCAGCGCCGAGCAGCTGCGTACCCAGTTGGGCCTGTTGCAGCTGCACGAGGTGTCGGCTGCCGAACTGGCCGCAGAGGCGCCGGCGCCCGCCGAGCCCCAGGCACCCGTGGATGCCAGCCAGGCTCCCGTGGATGCCAGCCAGGCTCCCGTGGAGCCACCGCCGGCGCCGCCGGCAGCCGATTCCAAAGCCCGTGGCGATGTCCTGTACTTTCGCTGGTAG
- a CDS encoding AI-2E family transporter, with protein MPVSFRWLWITVVLVLGGLLYLLHPILSPFLVGILIAYLGDPLVDRLERLKLSRTWGVIVVFGLFTLLMALALLVLIPMLGKQLVRLYELMPQMLDWAQNQALPWIQVKLGLNEGFWRFDQLKQSLSGHLGQTTDIAGLVLSQVTASSLALMAWVANLLLIPVVSFYLMRDWDLLVGKLRSLVPRDNEGVVVKLFGECHEVLGAFLRGQLLVMLALGAMYAVGLMAIGLELGLLIGVLAGLASIVPYLGVVVGIGSALLAGVFQFGGDPYPLLAIAGVFVVGQLLEGMLLTPLLVGDRIGLHPVAVIFAIMAGGQLFGFTGILLALPVAAVIMVLLRHVHELYKQSDAYGGQAPIQPAPGRRSR; from the coding sequence ATGCCCGTTTCGTTTCGCTGGCTGTGGATCACTGTCGTGCTGGTACTGGGCGGTCTGCTGTACCTGCTGCATCCGATTCTTTCGCCGTTTCTGGTCGGCATTCTGATCGCCTACCTCGGTGATCCGCTGGTCGACCGCCTGGAGCGCCTGAAGTTGTCGCGCACCTGGGGGGTGATCGTGGTGTTCGGCCTGTTCACCCTGTTGATGGCCCTGGCCCTGCTGGTGCTGATCCCGATGCTGGGCAAGCAGTTGGTGCGGCTCTACGAACTGATGCCGCAGATGCTCGACTGGGCACAGAACCAGGCGCTGCCCTGGATCCAGGTCAAACTCGGGCTGAACGAGGGCTTCTGGCGGTTCGATCAGCTCAAGCAGTCCCTTTCCGGGCACCTGGGCCAGACCACCGACATCGCCGGGCTGGTGCTCTCCCAGGTCACGGCGTCGAGCCTGGCACTGATGGCCTGGGTGGCCAACCTGCTGCTGATCCCGGTGGTCAGCTTCTACCTGATGCGCGACTGGGATCTGCTGGTCGGCAAGCTGCGCAGCCTGGTGCCGCGCGACAACGAAGGCGTGGTGGTGAAGCTGTTCGGCGAATGCCATGAGGTGCTCGGTGCCTTTCTGCGTGGCCAGTTGCTGGTGATGCTGGCGCTGGGCGCGATGTACGCGGTCGGGCTGATGGCCATCGGCCTGGAACTGGGCCTGTTGATCGGTGTGCTGGCCGGCCTCGCGAGCATCGTGCCGTACCTGGGTGTGGTGGTGGGAATCGGCAGTGCGCTGCTCGCCGGCGTGTTCCAGTTCGGCGGCGACCCCTATCCCTTGCTGGCGATTGCCGGGGTGTTCGTGGTCGGCCAGTTGCTCGAAGGCATGCTGCTGACGCCATTGCTGGTCGGTGATCGCATCGGCTTGCATCCGGTGGCGGTGATCTTCGCGATCATGGCCGGCGGCCAGTTGTTCGGTTTCACCGGTATTCTGCTGGCGCTGCCGGTGGCCGCGGTGATCATGGTGCTGCTGCGCCACGTGCACGAACTGTACAAGCAGTCCGACGCCTATGGGGGGCAGGCCCCGATTCAGCCAGCGCCTGGCCGCCGATCACGCTGA